One genomic segment of Paenibacillus xylanexedens includes these proteins:
- the pcrA gene encoding DNA helicase PcrA → MQPVNIHDAVARLNTPQRQAVEATDGPLLIMAGAGSGKTRVLTHRIAYLIATRKAPPWGILAITFTNKAAREMQDRVSQLVGGSQGRDIWVSTFHSMCVRILRRDIERIGFTSNFSILDSSDQLSVIRSCMKDQNIDTKKFEPKAVQSMMSTAKNELISPEQYEKQSGDYFEGIVAKVYKMYQKRLRANNSLDFDDLIMQTIQLFKEVPEVLDFYQKKFQYIHVDEYQDTNRAQYMLCRMLADSHHNICVVGDSDQSIYRWRGADISNILNFEKDYPEANTILLEQNYRSTSNILNAANEVIGLNTGRKPKKLWTDKEGGSKIKVYRADSEHDEGYFVTSEISKNVKNGKSYQNHAILYRTNAQSRVIEEILIKSDIPYQIVGGIKFYDRKEIKDILAYLRLLSNPDDDISLTRIINVPKRSIGDTTVAKLAAAAGERGISIFRVLQVVDDLGFAGRTRNALVEFYDMIAALHQMVEYLSVTELTEKILEMSQYRLEMQNENTLESRARLENIDEFLSVTMEFEKNNEDKTLVSFLTDLALIADIDSMNDDEEDQSDAVTLMTMHSAKGLEFPVVFIVGMEEGVFPHSRAFMDNEELEEERRLAYVGITRAEEQLFLSCAQMRTLFGRTTANPPSRFLDEIPDELKEDTSMARDRYRRGSSGGGSYGGRGLGSSGGSNFGGGTKLFDHQSKSGSSATSSTPTSRVTTSVSRPTYSTPSSASKPVASDGEVGFKAGDKVQHGKWGTGTIVAVKGTGNDTELQIAFPAPVGVKRLLAGFAPITKVE, encoded by the coding sequence ATGCAACCTGTAAATATACATGATGCCGTTGCACGGCTTAACACCCCTCAACGGCAAGCCGTCGAGGCGACGGATGGCCCGCTGCTGATTATGGCCGGAGCGGGCTCTGGCAAGACGCGGGTGCTGACACACCGGATTGCCTACCTTATTGCAACACGGAAGGCACCTCCGTGGGGCATTTTAGCGATTACCTTTACGAACAAAGCCGCTCGTGAGATGCAAGACCGGGTATCTCAACTCGTAGGTGGCTCCCAGGGCCGCGACATTTGGGTATCCACATTCCACTCCATGTGCGTGCGTATTTTGCGCCGTGACATTGAACGTATTGGTTTTACCTCCAACTTCAGTATTTTGGACTCATCGGACCAATTATCTGTAATTCGTAGCTGTATGAAAGATCAGAATATCGATACCAAGAAATTCGAACCCAAAGCAGTTCAATCGATGATGAGCACGGCGAAGAATGAACTGATCAGTCCGGAGCAATATGAGAAGCAGTCGGGAGACTATTTCGAGGGTATTGTGGCGAAGGTATATAAGATGTACCAGAAACGGTTAAGAGCCAACAACTCACTTGATTTCGACGATCTCATTATGCAGACCATTCAACTGTTCAAAGAAGTGCCGGAAGTCCTCGACTTTTACCAAAAGAAATTCCAATACATTCACGTGGACGAGTATCAGGATACGAACCGTGCACAGTACATGCTGTGCCGCATGCTCGCTGACAGTCACCATAACATCTGCGTTGTAGGGGATAGTGACCAGTCGATCTATCGCTGGCGTGGGGCGGATATCAGCAATATCCTGAACTTTGAGAAAGATTACCCTGAAGCAAACACGATTTTGCTGGAGCAGAACTATCGTTCAACTTCCAATATCCTGAATGCAGCCAATGAAGTGATCGGCCTGAATACAGGGCGTAAACCGAAGAAACTGTGGACGGACAAAGAGGGTGGTTCGAAGATCAAGGTGTACCGTGCGGATTCCGAGCATGATGAGGGGTATTTTGTTACCTCTGAGATTAGTAAAAATGTGAAGAACGGCAAATCCTATCAGAACCATGCCATTTTGTACCGTACCAACGCTCAGTCCCGGGTTATAGAGGAAATTCTGATCAAGTCTGATATTCCGTATCAGATTGTTGGCGGCATCAAGTTCTATGATCGTAAAGAGATCAAGGACATTCTGGCGTATCTGCGCCTGTTATCCAACCCCGACGATGATATCAGTCTTACCCGGATCATTAATGTACCGAAACGTAGCATTGGTGATACAACGGTAGCGAAGCTTGCGGCTGCCGCAGGAGAGCGTGGAATTTCTATTTTCCGTGTACTTCAGGTCGTAGATGATCTTGGTTTTGCTGGCCGTACGCGGAATGCGCTGGTGGAGTTCTATGACATGATCGCTGCGTTGCATCAGATGGTAGAGTATCTGTCTGTCACTGAACTGACTGAGAAGATTCTTGAGATGAGTCAATACCGTCTTGAGATGCAAAATGAAAACACACTCGAATCTCGCGCACGGCTGGAGAACATTGATGAGTTCCTGTCGGTAACGATGGAATTTGAGAAAAATAATGAAGACAAAACGCTCGTGTCGTTCCTCACCGATCTGGCATTGATTGCTGACATCGACAGCATGAACGATGATGAAGAGGATCAGAGCGACGCTGTTACCCTGATGACCATGCACAGCGCCAAAGGTCTGGAGTTCCCGGTTGTCTTTATCGTAGGTATGGAGGAAGGAGTCTTCCCGCATAGCCGTGCCTTTATGGACAATGAAGAATTGGAAGAAGAACGCCGACTTGCTTATGTAGGAATCACGCGTGCGGAAGAGCAACTGTTCCTGTCCTGTGCCCAGATGCGTACCTTGTTTGGACGTACAACAGCGAACCCGCCTTCCCGCTTCCTGGATGAAATTCCGGATGAGCTGAAGGAAGACACCTCGATGGCTCGTGATCGTTACCGCCGAGGCAGTAGCGGAGGCGGCTCATATGGTGGACGCGGACTAGGTTCTAGTGGAGGAAGTAACTTCGGTGGTGGCACCAAGCTATTCGATCACCAAAGTAAAAGCGGTTCATCTGCTACCTCATCCACGCCAACTTCGCGTGTGACCACAAGTGTCTCCCGCCCAACATATTCTACGCCATCATCTGCTTCCAAGCCGGTAGCTTCTGATGGTGAAGTAGGATTCAAGGCAGGAGATAAAGTGCAGCATGGTAAATGGGGGACAGGCACCATTGTTGCGGTCAAAGGGACAGGTAATGATACCGAACTGCAGATTGCCTTCCCGGCTCCGGTGGGTGTGAAACGTTTGCTTGCCGGATTTGCCCCAATTACGAAAGTAGAATAA
- a CDS encoding phosphatidylinositol-specific phospholipase C/glycerophosphodiester phosphodiesterase family protein has translation MKRIAAVLILLIVTVGTLFFAYESESEEQRDGFTAYRLIAHAMGSIRDQPYTNAYEAMIANYEKGTRVFEIDFMLTSDRKAVARHEWTANMSKMLGQDEELPEDKQAGALTHDEFMNTPILGMYQPMDADGIIDVLAKYPDMYIVTDTKEQKDEDIQQVLRSLVDAAKEHDPSVLDRVVVQIYNEPMLETVKEVYSFPSIIYTLYATQDTEDQVVDFVQKNDIDAVTMPEYKVNQNFVAKLNSAGSVTYVHTINDTEQVANYEKWGVYGVYSDVLTEQELDEMNTRFAWKP, from the coding sequence ATGAAACGCATTGCCGCCGTGTTAATACTACTGATCGTTACCGTGGGCACACTCTTTTTCGCCTATGAAAGCGAGAGTGAGGAACAACGGGACGGATTTACCGCTTATAGATTAATCGCCCATGCGATGGGCAGTATTCGTGATCAACCATATACCAACGCCTATGAAGCGATGATTGCCAATTACGAGAAAGGCACACGTGTATTTGAGATCGACTTTATGTTAACATCGGATCGCAAAGCCGTAGCCAGACATGAATGGACCGCTAATATGAGCAAAATGCTAGGACAAGACGAAGAGCTTCCGGAGGATAAACAAGCCGGGGCACTGACACATGATGAATTTATGAATACGCCTATCTTAGGCATGTATCAACCCATGGATGCCGATGGCATTATAGATGTACTGGCTAAGTACCCGGATATGTATATCGTAACCGACACCAAGGAACAGAAGGATGAGGATATTCAGCAGGTGTTAAGATCCCTCGTGGATGCAGCCAAAGAACATGACCCATCCGTGCTGGACCGGGTGGTTGTACAGATCTATAACGAACCGATGCTCGAAACGGTGAAAGAAGTCTATTCATTCCCTTCCATTATCTATACGTTATATGCCACACAGGATACAGAAGATCAGGTTGTTGATTTTGTGCAAAAAAATGATATTGATGCCGTGACTATGCCGGAATATAAAGTAAACCAGAATTTCGTGGCCAAGCTGAATAGTGCAGGCTCAGTCACCTACGTGCATACTATCAACGATACTGAACAGGTGGCTAACTATGAGAAGTGGGGCGTGTACGGGGTCTACTCGGACGTGCTGACGGAGCAGGAACTGGATGAGATGAATACACGTTTTGCCTGGAAACCGTAA
- the rfbC gene encoding dTDP-4-dehydrorhamnose 3,5-epimerase, producing the protein MKVLPLFMHGAAILEPKVYGDHRGYFMESYNEQVLHEQGIRHVFIQDNQSLSAEAGVLRGLHYQLQPKAQTKLVRVISGAIYDVIVDVRTSSPTFGQWKSVILSEYNQRQLLVPQGFAHGFCTLVPNSRVTYKVDAYYSPEHDRGILWNDPALAIDWPVTKPILSEKDQKHPLLKDAELNFD; encoded by the coding sequence ATGAAGGTACTTCCGCTGTTTATGCATGGCGCTGCCATATTGGAACCCAAGGTTTATGGTGATCACCGTGGATATTTTATGGAGAGTTATAATGAGCAGGTTCTGCATGAACAGGGGATACGACACGTCTTTATTCAGGACAATCAATCCTTGTCGGCTGAAGCAGGTGTTCTGCGTGGGCTTCATTATCAGCTTCAGCCCAAAGCACAGACTAAATTGGTGAGGGTTATATCTGGGGCTATATATGATGTGATTGTTGATGTCCGCACCTCATCCCCTACATTTGGCCAATGGAAAAGTGTCATTCTAAGTGAGTACAACCAGCGGCAACTGCTTGTTCCTCAAGGATTTGCTCATGGATTTTGTACACTGGTGCCTAATTCCCGGGTAACTTATAAGGTAGACGCCTATTATTCGCCTGAACATGATCGTGGAATTCTGTGGAACGATCCGGCGCTCGCCATTGATTGGCCTGTGACGAAACCTATATTATCGGAGAAGGATCAGAAGCATCCTTTACTGAAAGATGCTGAACTGAATTTCGACTAA
- the rfbB gene encoding dTDP-glucose 4,6-dehydratase, whose protein sequence is MKLLVTGGAGFIGSNFVLYMLREHPSYEIINVDALTYAGNLENLHTVESNPRYTFIKADIADVQQMEAVFSQGIDMVVNFAAESHVDRSILSPDIFVRTNVLGTQVLLDAAKKYQVTKFVQVSTDEVYGSLGATGLFTEDTPLMPNSPYSASKAGGDLLVRAYHETFGLPVNITRCSNNYGPFQFPEKLIPLIISRALNDEAIPVYGDGLNIRDWLYVEDHCSAIDLVIHNGQSGEVYNIGGNNERTNIYIVESVLEQLGKPASLIQYVQDRLGHDRRYGIDPTKIRTELGWQPAHNFETGIKETIEWYLKHQDWWTRIQSGTYQDYVQLQYGKRMGDSSK, encoded by the coding sequence ATGAAACTACTGGTTACGGGTGGGGCCGGATTTATCGGCAGCAACTTTGTGTTATATATGCTTCGTGAACATCCAAGTTATGAAATTATCAATGTGGATGCATTAACGTATGCAGGGAACTTGGAGAACTTGCATACGGTAGAGTCCAATCCCCGATATACCTTCATCAAGGCAGATATTGCAGATGTACAACAGATGGAAGCTGTTTTTTCCCAAGGCATCGATATGGTTGTGAATTTTGCTGCCGAGTCTCATGTGGATCGAAGTATTCTGTCCCCGGATATCTTTGTGCGTACCAATGTGCTGGGTACTCAGGTTCTGCTGGATGCGGCAAAGAAGTATCAAGTCACCAAATTTGTTCAGGTATCGACGGATGAGGTATATGGATCATTGGGTGCAACAGGGTTATTTACTGAAGATACACCTCTGATGCCAAACAGTCCTTACTCTGCAAGTAAAGCTGGCGGGGATCTGCTCGTAAGAGCCTATCATGAGACCTTTGGACTGCCTGTAAATATTACACGTTGCTCCAATAACTACGGGCCTTTTCAATTCCCGGAGAAACTGATTCCGCTGATTATATCCCGTGCTTTAAATGATGAAGCCATTCCAGTATATGGTGACGGCCTCAATATTCGTGACTGGCTTTATGTCGAGGATCACTGCAGCGCGATTGATTTGGTGATTCATAATGGACAATCTGGAGAGGTATACAACATTGGTGGTAATAATGAACGTACTAATATTTACATTGTGGAGAGCGTATTGGAGCAACTGGGTAAACCAGCGAGTTTGATTCAATATGTACAGGATCGATTGGGACATGACCGACGTTATGGTATAGATCCGACCAAGATACGTACAGAGCTCGGATGGCAACCTGCACACAATTTTGAGACAGGGATCAAGGAGACGATCGAGTGGTATCTGAAACATCAAGATTGGTGGACGAGAATTCAATCAGGCACATATCAGGACTATGTTCAGCTTCAGTACGGTAAGCGGATGGGTGATTCGTCCAAATGA
- a CDS encoding heptaprenylglyceryl phosphate synthase codes for MIDMIKQWRHVFKLDPDREITDEELDLVCMSGTDAIIVGGSSGITYDNTVDLMSRVRRYELPCVFEVSDLEAVVPGFDGYLIPMVLNATDSKWMIGHHQQAIERYGYLIPWDLLIAEGYIVLNANSTVARLTGADTDLTTGAAVAYAQAAERLLNLPIVYMEYSGTFGDMELVGETHRQLERAHLIYGGGIDDSEKAAQAAQVADTVVVGNIVYSDLTKALETVLAVKGTI; via the coding sequence TTGATAGACATGATTAAGCAGTGGAGACATGTATTTAAGCTTGACCCGGACCGGGAGATTACGGACGAAGAACTCGATCTGGTCTGCATGTCGGGGACAGATGCAATTATCGTTGGCGGATCTTCCGGAATTACCTATGATAACACGGTAGACCTGATGTCCCGAGTGCGTCGTTATGAATTGCCATGTGTGTTTGAAGTATCCGATCTGGAGGCTGTTGTTCCCGGGTTTGACGGATATTTGATCCCAATGGTCCTGAATGCAACGGACAGCAAATGGATGATAGGGCACCACCAGCAAGCTATAGAGCGTTACGGTTATCTTATCCCATGGGATCTGCTGATTGCCGAGGGTTATATTGTGCTTAATGCAAACTCTACGGTAGCGCGGTTGACTGGTGCAGATACGGATCTGACGACAGGAGCTGCGGTGGCATATGCCCAGGCAGCGGAGCGTCTGCTCAATCTTCCAATTGTATACATGGAGTACAGCGGAACGTTCGGAGATATGGAGCTTGTTGGTGAGACACACAGACAATTGGAGCGGGCACACCTCATCTACGGCGGCGGAATTGATGATTCGGAGAAAGCCGCGCAAGCTGCCCAGGTGGCAGATACTGTCGTGGTAGGTAACATTGTGTACAGCGATTTGACTAAGGCACTTGAGACGGTGTTGGCTGTAAAAGGAACCATTTAA
- the rfbD gene encoding dTDP-4-dehydrorhamnose reductase: MNYRVMVTGAAGQLGYDVVKTFETEGHQVLACDKNQMDITDQQQCTDMITTFQPHIIIHCAAYTAVDQAEVDEDTAYVINASGTRNIAVAAEKVKAKLVYISTDYVFDGSGSTPYREYDVTNPQSVYGKSKLAGERLVQSFCTQWFIIRTSWVFGVYGSNFVKTMLELMEKRPQLQVVHDQQGSPTYTVDLARFIHILSISEKYGIYHASNSGTCTWYEFAEAIKEEANKRSGFEPAAELTPCTTDQFPRPAPRPAYSVMDHLAIRTNGLEPLRPWREALIAFLKELSVQQKD; this comes from the coding sequence ATGAACTATAGAGTTATGGTGACTGGCGCGGCAGGACAGCTGGGTTATGATGTGGTGAAGACCTTCGAAACAGAGGGTCATCAGGTATTGGCCTGTGACAAAAACCAGATGGATATTACCGATCAACAGCAGTGCACAGATATGATTACAACCTTCCAGCCTCACATCATTATTCACTGCGCTGCTTACACGGCGGTCGATCAGGCTGAGGTAGATGAGGATACAGCATACGTAATTAATGCATCAGGTACTAGAAATATCGCGGTTGCCGCCGAGAAAGTGAAAGCAAAACTGGTATATATCAGTACCGATTATGTATTTGATGGGAGCGGGAGTACACCTTACCGCGAGTACGATGTAACGAATCCGCAGAGTGTATATGGCAAGTCGAAGCTTGCTGGGGAACGTCTGGTTCAAAGTTTTTGTACGCAATGGTTTATCATTCGAACATCATGGGTGTTTGGCGTGTATGGCAGTAATTTTGTCAAAACCATGCTGGAACTTATGGAGAAACGTCCACAACTGCAAGTTGTTCATGACCAACAAGGTTCACCTACCTATACGGTGGATCTTGCCCGATTCATTCATATCCTTTCCATAAGTGAAAAGTATGGCATCTATCATGCCTCCAATTCAGGGACTTGCACATGGTACGAGTTTGCAGAGGCAATAAAAGAAGAAGCCAATAAGCGGAGTGGGTTCGAGCCTGCAGCCGAACTTACGCCATGCACAACCGATCAGTTTCCGCGTCCAGCCCCTCGTCCTGCATACTCGGTGATGGATCATCTGGCGATTCGAACGAACGGTCTGGAACCTCTGAGACCTTGGCGTGAGGCACTGATTGCGTTTTTGAAAGAGTTGAGTGTACAGCAAAAAGACTGA
- the ligA gene encoding NAD-dependent DNA ligase LigA, translating into MDPMHRMEQLVTELNQHNYQYYTMDQPQISDKEYDLLYDELVTLEQESGMVLPDSPTQRVGGELLKGFTPHRHLSSLWSLDKAQNIEQLRSWNTRVLKLINDYNSKNPDTPLPEPGYVIELKFDGLTLNLTYTNGELVQASTRGNGTVGEGILAQVRTIRSVPLKIPYTSGTIEVQGEGIMNLSVLDRYNETAAEPLKNARNAAAGALRNLNPKATAERRLNAYFYNVGYSDDIQFANHQQMMDFLRENRFKVNPSITYFHEFDDVMEQLAAIQENRGQLDYLIDGAVIKITDMRTREVLGYTDKFPRWAVAYKFEAEETTTVLNAVVWNVGRTGKVTPLARVEPVELAGVTVQNCTLNNVGDIERKNLKFALGTRVFIRRSNDVIPEILGKVTEESDGEEIVFPEQCPACGFPLEQRGAHLFCNNRLACKPQTVARISHFASRDAMDIETFSEKTAIQLYDELNVREPADLYTLQFDDLVKLERFGEKKANNLIAALELSKDRDLASFLYSLGIPNTGKSTTRMLADHYRDLHAIMNATVEELVELPDVGGIVAESIVNFFADPFTQAAIEKMLNLGVKAQAPEAPAVAVVEDSFFSGKTVVLTGTLHQLTREEATQRLEALGAKVTGSVSKKTDLVIAGEKAGSKLTKAHDLGIPTIEDEDELVRLLNPQG; encoded by the coding sequence ATGGACCCGATGCACCGGATGGAGCAACTCGTTACCGAACTGAACCAGCATAATTATCAGTACTACACGATGGATCAGCCACAGATCAGCGATAAGGAGTATGATCTTCTGTACGATGAACTGGTTACGCTGGAACAGGAAAGCGGCATGGTTCTGCCTGATTCTCCAACACAGCGTGTGGGTGGCGAACTGCTAAAGGGGTTTACCCCGCATCGCCACTTATCCTCCTTATGGAGTCTGGACAAAGCACAGAATATTGAGCAACTTCGGAGCTGGAATACCCGTGTACTAAAACTGATTAATGACTATAACAGTAAAAATCCCGATACGCCTTTACCGGAACCAGGTTATGTCATTGAGTTGAAGTTTGACGGATTGACGCTGAACCTGACATACACCAACGGTGAGTTGGTGCAAGCCTCTACACGAGGGAACGGTACCGTAGGTGAAGGTATTTTGGCACAGGTAAGAACGATCCGATCCGTTCCGCTCAAAATTCCTTACACAAGCGGTACGATTGAAGTACAGGGTGAAGGCATCATGAATCTGTCTGTCTTGGACCGATACAATGAGACAGCGGCAGAGCCACTCAAGAATGCGCGTAATGCAGCAGCAGGAGCGCTCCGCAACCTGAATCCGAAGGCGACGGCTGAGCGTCGGTTGAATGCTTATTTTTATAATGTAGGTTATTCGGATGACATTCAGTTTGCCAATCATCAGCAGATGATGGATTTCCTGCGTGAGAACCGCTTCAAAGTTAATCCATCGATTACTTATTTCCATGAGTTTGATGATGTGATGGAACAACTGGCCGCGATTCAGGAGAACCGAGGGCAGCTAGACTATCTGATCGATGGAGCTGTTATCAAAATTACGGACATGCGCACCCGCGAGGTGTTGGGTTATACCGATAAATTCCCTCGCTGGGCGGTGGCATATAAATTCGAGGCTGAAGAGACCACGACGGTTCTTAACGCTGTGGTATGGAATGTGGGCCGTACTGGCAAAGTAACTCCGCTGGCACGCGTAGAACCGGTTGAACTTGCCGGGGTAACGGTACAGAACTGTACGCTGAACAATGTCGGCGATATTGAGCGCAAAAATCTGAAGTTTGCTCTGGGCACACGGGTCTTTATCCGTCGCTCCAACGACGTCATTCCTGAGATTCTGGGTAAAGTGACGGAGGAGAGTGATGGTGAGGAGATCGTCTTCCCTGAGCAGTGTCCTGCATGTGGATTCCCACTGGAGCAACGCGGAGCGCATCTGTTCTGTAACAATAGACTTGCGTGTAAACCACAAACGGTGGCACGTATTTCCCATTTTGCTTCCCGTGATGCTATGGACATCGAGACGTTCAGTGAGAAAACAGCGATTCAGTTGTATGATGAATTGAACGTACGTGAGCCTGCTGACCTGTATACGTTACAGTTTGATGATCTGGTGAAGCTGGAGCGATTTGGGGAAAAGAAAGCGAACAACCTTATCGCTGCGCTTGAGCTTAGTAAAGATAGAGACTTGGCTTCCTTCTTATACTCACTGGGTATTCCGAACACAGGTAAATCGACAACGCGCATGCTCGCTGATCATTATCGAGATCTGCACGCCATTATGAATGCAACCGTGGAAGAACTGGTTGAACTACCCGACGTCGGTGGTATTGTGGCAGAGAGCATCGTAAACTTTTTTGCAGATCCGTTTACACAGGCTGCAATTGAGAAAATGCTCAACTTGGGTGTGAAAGCTCAGGCACCTGAGGCACCAGCCGTTGCTGTTGTGGAAGATTCCTTCTTCAGTGGTAAAACGGTCGTCTTGACCGGAACGCTGCATCAATTGACGCGGGAAGAGGCAACGCAAAGACTGGAAGCGCTCGGAGCGAAGGTAACTGGCAGTGTGTCGAAAAAGACAGATTTGGTTATTGCCGG
- the galU gene encoding UTP--glucose-1-phosphate uridylyltransferase GalU, producing MRIRKAIIPAAGLGTRFLPATKAMPKEMLPIVDKPTIQYIIEEAVASGIEDIIIVTGKGKRAIEDHFDYSFELEQNLADKQKWDLLNEVRKPSEMADIHYIRQKEPKGLGHAIWCARKFIGNEPFAVLLGDDIVEADHPCLKQMIDVYDELQSPIVGVQPVDWSEVSRYGIVDGELLTPTDERVFRARRLIEKPKTEDSPSNLAIMGRYILTPDIFEILGQQSAGVGGEIQLTDALSRLNEQRQILAYHFDGLRHDVGEKLGFIETSIHYALQRPDLRKDLLKYLEQVVKDQ from the coding sequence GTGCGTATTCGCAAAGCGATTATTCCAGCCGCAGGGCTGGGTACCCGGTTTCTGCCTGCCACCAAGGCGATGCCTAAGGAAATGCTGCCCATCGTGGACAAGCCAACGATCCAGTACATTATTGAAGAAGCCGTAGCTTCAGGCATTGAAGATATCATTATTGTGACAGGTAAAGGGAAGCGGGCCATTGAAGATCACTTCGATTATTCATTTGAGCTGGAGCAGAATCTGGCGGACAAACAGAAGTGGGACTTGCTTAACGAAGTACGCAAACCCTCCGAGATGGCAGATATTCATTATATCCGTCAAAAGGAACCGAAGGGACTTGGTCACGCCATTTGGTGTGCCCGCAAGTTTATCGGCAACGAGCCTTTTGCCGTCCTGTTAGGGGATGACATTGTGGAAGCGGACCATCCCTGCCTGAAGCAGATGATCGATGTCTACGATGAACTGCAATCTCCGATTGTTGGTGTACAGCCTGTTGATTGGAGCGAGGTGTCCCGCTACGGAATTGTGGACGGAGAGTTGCTGACCCCTACCGATGAACGTGTTTTTCGTGCCCGCCGCTTAATTGAGAAACCAAAGACCGAAGACTCTCCCTCCAACTTGGCTATTATGGGACGTTACATTCTTACACCGGATATCTTTGAGATACTAGGTCAACAATCTGCTGGTGTTGGGGGAGAAATTCAGCTTACGGATGCGTTGTCCCGATTGAATGAACAGCGGCAGATTCTTGCTTATCACTTTGACGGACTGCGTCATGATGTTGGTGAGAAGTTGGGCTTTATTGAGACATCGATTCACTACGCATTGCAACGCCCGGATCTACGGAAAGATCTCTTAAAGTATTTGGAACAGGTCGTAAAGGATCAATAA